A window from Centropristis striata isolate RG_2023a ecotype Rhode Island chromosome 2, C.striata_1.0, whole genome shotgun sequence encodes these proteins:
- the map1aa gene encoding microtubule-associated protein 1A isoform X2, producing MDGVTEFTEYVSETVDVPSSFDLLEPPTSGGFLKLSKPCCYIFPGGRGDSALFAVNGFNILVDGGSDRKSCFWKLVRHLDRIDSVLLTHIGADNLPGINGLFQRKIAEQEEEHNQGNGSSSNGEWMKNLISPELGIVFFNVPEKLRMPESTLKVKRSIEEASLTLQYLNKLGITPEPLHRVVSNTIEPITLFHKLGVGKLDMYVLNPVKESKEMQFLMQKWAGNSKAKTGITMANGKEGEISVPYLTSVTALIVWIPHRPTEKIVRVLFPGNAPQNKIFEGLEKLKHLDFLRYPVATQKDISSGAPPPIIKQTKIRSRTDSKESLKSSPKPHSKTTKKETGGQDDESKSEITKENKVEKKEEKKVKSQSLKATKQQKNSEVAPVAGKTEKKKIPKEKAKHEKVDEKKDKEKKEIKKEKVKKDENIRKEDKKESKAKEDKKKDASKPELRKITKPDLKPLTPEVRKTLHKAKTQGKPKMDKNKAVKEEANEKKPVPKNIPEEIAAAALADRSIVSSPEDLTEDFEALKQEELSKVKSEPIQNDVMFGHSLHMDTKVPSLVFTDEKVTSPVAEKKSASPKSPVKPDSPVQAADTDKKASDGFDKKYEEEKMEKYDKSPVKDDMKDRSKKSESSEEEGDVIEKAEFEGTEDDEVQKYKTEEAKKEKTGKEWDTKPAEQKVLSTTGLSGQVAASASEQFSFIQDETIPGYSETEQTISDEEIHEEPEDRIPQLSYDVGSYDISVPDVPGTFDSMHGIKEMKGSAMSDVKPKAFTGGQEPELAPYPAIIAAPLAEEEHISSATSITEYDKLSSFATSVAEDQSITSVTAPQAEDAGRNSLLLDTINSVPSRAEAAPGKDYLHSAGTISPTSSLEDDKCFKSPSSDEYQPNIAEMEDAKVKSIHEEEDDEEDEDEDQTPNVDIPLGKLQEGYEHAAFMMLQEKQKSPSATFSPPPPPSFSSTVQHSPTQAVKESPFSSQGFKTGAEIKPVSPPPSFSSESHSRQESEERCISPDDSTMKLASPTQSVPTSSGYSPTEDKPFRPEDKDDQKSVSMLDNTAFIGVVGDKVPSEESEESNEEEDEYYTKKDLQPTVKAKLMEAKEGCFLDDDFSSEAKAAKTETEVKVSDKVSDKVTVSFSSDEKPKPEVMYSDEDEEDEKDDDFPSGVGSKPSSPDSKDDSTEKTDVTFKEPEKSVHFSLYNFPEKEAKEKAIYIRQDTPYVHGKTFSYSDIYGSVDSDSYRQESLDKVEKDVAKGEVDSQKPEPPSPVTGKDKMSEKEGFSVSASSWLDSKSASAAPPFEDVKGKEAFEYSTGSQFPSVADRPEASYTSLSSEKDAPFKSQTDSTKSQTYSSMFDVDKPVDTGYGEKGACLEVDMRKLTARDEEDYDDDEVVDDDDEDEEDEEEEEDDDECTVDSDMEKGAKEKSEKEVKSPITEMFGSNRPEFMVSMAGYGYNSQGKPSKDTPPAKTEQETKDDSSSMSGKPTDLGATGFSGYSSGFNYSYGSEEKDSFLTKGKEDFTLKSTEDSYYQNERADADFEKQKTPDLLSKKSLDTSFQYTTTAAPGYSSSSAYSYSSSTSGSLSTSRQFGEELETPAEPLFEYSSFKDEHSLVMDSSFSGSAGAKDDYLEVSEKQTTATTTAESTSSLARFSPLSPFEEVKSFPSLTSSAFAEDKKEHMTTSAGVTDKGPQSECFYKPDWSEGSKLDTAVGFAASAGPFAQPTELSKDKEAASAALFGVTSSPRPDIEGKHYFEETDSSEEEDEEAYMREMTRRSPSSGLAGSLLFSDKPVAPAASEKPAGALPDVLSSYMPSSLHSGKPDTINGPTEVGSTSAAPAGATASGAASGPAKVEPREGAAGYRSPFEWEMSKPQMGMVPGDSPPHYRHDDEFEEECEMEPEHPARPLSLSSTDQPFRSPFYAEECSRGGQDDDDDDDSDQDLAGNVPMGATSSYTSRSSPGYSSSEYRQSKQDLSPSFINPCMRQLSSDEEDDEHGRRSDQSQEADEHDLSVKRRANKQPHHQSHSHSSSLHHTGGMSAGLGLATEDTPPTSVSESLASQSDSEVHPGTEEYPSATGEGNMDSDEDADYMPVDKLSASGGGSHHSTRRSNDPPPAPLMDPYPHPPRPDVCMVDPDSMDNGLIKKEPKTKGLKKTSSKTKSASPARRKRSPMPVKQTPSPRSTSLKKKDADKSSRMSRLSDGQGSKDDDLSRSSYNPGKGLTNGVKSSSGSQKSGSAAASGLPIYVDLAYIPNHCSAKNVDQEFFKRVRSAYYVVSGNDNASGEPSRGVLDALLDGKAQWGSNLQVTLIPTHDTEVTRDWYQQTHERQQELNIMVLASSSTVVMQDESFPACKIEF from the exons ATGGATGGAGTCACGGAGTTCACGGAGTACGTCTCGGAGACGGTGGATGTGCCGTCGTCCTTTGACCTCCTGGAGCCGCCGACCTCTGGAGGCTTTCTGAAGCTGTCCAAACCGTGCTGCTATATCTTCCCTGGAGGTCGTGGAGACTCCGCTCTGTTCGCCGTCAATGGGTTCAACATTCTGGTGGACGGAGGGTCTGATCGTAAGTCTTGCTTCTGGAAGCTGGTTCGCCACCTGGACAGGATCGACTCCGTTCTGCTCACCCACATCGGTGCGGACAACCTGCCCGGCATCAACGGGCTGTTCCAGAGAAAGATCGCAGAGCAAGAAGAGGAGCATAATCAAGGGAACGGCTCCAGCAGCAACGGTGAATGGATGAAGAACCTGATCTCTCCCGAGCTCGGGATCGTGTTTTTTAACGTCCCGGAGAAGCTCCGGATGCCCGAGTCGACACTGAAAGTGAAGCGAAGCATTGAGGAAGCATCTCTGACGCTGCAGTACCTCAACAAGCTCGGCATCACACCggaacctcttcacagggttgTCAGCAACACCATCGAACCCATCACGCTGTTCCACAAACTGGGCGTGGGTAAGCTAGACATGTACGTCTTAAACCCTGTAAAAGAGAGCAAAGAGATGCAGTTTCTAATGCAGAAATGGGCTGGAAACAGCAAAGCCAAGACTGGGATTACGATGGCCAACGGAAAAGAGGGAGAAATATCAGTCCCCTATTTGACTTCAGTTACAGCGCTCATCGTTTGGATTCCTCACCGCCCTACAGAAAAGATAGTAAGGGTACTGTTCCCTGGAAATGCACCACAGAATAAAATCTTTGAGGGTCTTGAGAAACTGAAACACTTGGACTTCCTGCGATACCCAGTGGCGACCCAGAAAGACATATCATCTGGTGCTCCTCCTCCCATCATCAAACAGACTAAAATAAGATCAAGAACTGACAGCAAAGAGAGTCTTAAGTCTTCACCCAAACCTCACtctaaaacaacaaagaaagaaacCGGAGGGCAGGACGACGAGTCCAAGAGTGAAATCACTAAAGAGAATAAAGTGGAAAAGAAGGAAGAGAAGAAAGTCAAAAGCCAGAGTCTGAAAGCCAccaagcaacaaaaaaacagcgaGGTGGCCCCGGTTGCCGGCAAGacggagaaaaagaaaatacccAAAGAGAAAGCCAAGCACGAGAAAGTGgatgaaaagaaagacaaagagaagaaagaaattAAGAAAGAGAAAGTAAAGAAAGATGAGAACATaagaaaagaagataaaaaggaAAGTAAAGCTAAAGAGGATAAAAAGAAGGATGCGAGTAAaccagaactgagaaaaatcaCTAAACCTGACCTGAAGCCACTCACCCCTGAAGTGAGGAAAACTCTGCACAAGGCGAAAACTCAGGGTAAACCCAAGATGGACAAAAATAAAGCAGTTAAAGAAGAAGCGAATGAGAAGAAGCCAGTCCCAAAGAACATCCCGGAGGAGAtcgcagcagcagctctggccGACAGGTCCATCGTGTCCTCCCCCGAGGACCTCACTGAGGACTTTGAGGCCCTGAAACAAGAAGAGCTGTCCAAAGTCAAGAGCGAGCCGATCCAGAATGATGTCATGTTTGGACATTCACTCCACATGGACACCAAAGTTCCTTCCTTAGTTTTCACCGATGAGAAAGTAACATCCCCAGTCGCTGAGAAGAAATCTGCTTCCCCCAAGTCGCCTGTCAAACCGGACTCTCCGGTGCAGGCCGCAGACACTGACAAGAAGGCAAGCGATGGCTTTGACAAGAAGTACGaagaggagaagatggagaaaTATGACAAATCTCCTGTAAAGGACGACATGAAAGACCGATCAAAGAAGAGTGAGAGctcagaggaggagggtgaTGTCATTGAAAAGGCAGAATTTGAAGGAACAGAAGACGATGAGGTgcagaaatataaaacagaggaggcgaaaaaggaaaaaactggAAAAGAGTGGGACACCAAGCCAGCTGAGCAGAAAGTTTTATCAACCACAGGTCTGTCCGGGCAGGTCGCCGCCTCCGCCTCGGAGCAGTTTTCCTTCATCCAAGACGAAACCATCCCCGGCTACTCCGAGACTGAACAGACGATCTCTGATGAGGAGATCCACGAGGAACCAGAAGATCGGATCCCACAGCTGAGCTACGACGTTGGCTCCTATGACATCTCTGTACCCGATGTCCCAGGTACCTTTGACTCCATGCACGGTATAAAAGAGATGAAAGGTTCAGCCATGTCTGACGTCAAACCAAAAGCCTTCACGGGAGGTCAGGAGCCTGAGCTTGCACCTTACCCCGCCATCATCGCTGCTCCTCTTGCAGAGGAGGAGCACATCTCCTCAGCGACATCCATCACAGAATACGACAAGCTCTCGTCCTTTGCCACGTCTGTAGCCGAGGACCAGTCCATAACCTCTGTGACGGCGCCTCAGGCCGAGGACGCAGGAAGGAACTCCCTCCTGCTTGACACCATCAACAGCGTCCCCTCCCGCGCCGAGGCTGCCCCTGGGAAGGATTACCTCCACTCGGCAGGAACCATCTCACCCACTTCCTCTCTGGAGGACGACAAGTGCTTCAAGTCTCCGTCCTCTGACGAGTACCAGCCCAACATTGCCGAGATGGAAGACGCAAAGGTCAAATCAATCCACGAGGAAGAAGACGATGAGGAAGACGAGGACGAGGACCAGACTCCGAACGTTGACATTCCTCTGGGTAAACTACAAGAGGGCTACGAACACGCAGCCTTCATGATGCTCCAAGAGAAGCAGAAGTCTCCCTCTGCCACATTCtctcctcccccacctccttCTTTCTCCTCCACAGTGCAGCACTCTCCCACACAGGCTGTGAAAGAGTCTCCCTTTAGCTCGCAGGGATTTAAGACTGGTGCTGAAATAAAGCCTGTTTCACCCCCTCCATCTTTCTCTTCTGAGTCCCACTCCAGGCAGGAGAGTGAGGAAAGATGTATAAGCCCAGATGACAGCACCATGAAACTGGCCTCACCGACTCAGTCTGTGCCGACAAGCAGCGGCTACTCTCCGACTGAAGATAAACCCTTCAGGCCAGAAGACAAAGATGACCAGAAATCAGTCAGTATGTTAGACAATACAGCCTTTATTGGAGTGGTAGGTGACAAGGTGCCGTCCGAAGAGTCTGAAGAATCCAACGAGGAGGAAGATGAGTATTACACCAAAAAGGATCTGCAGCCAACGGTCAAGGCCAAGCTAATGGAGGCAAAAGAAGGATGCTTCTTGGATGACGACTTCAGCTCTGAGGCGAAAGCTGCAAAGACAGAAACGGAGGTCAAGGTCTCGGACAAGGTCTCGGACAAGGTGACAGTGTCTTTCAGCTCAGACGAGAAACCAAAACCGGAAGTGATGTACTCGGATGAAGACGAAGAGGATGAAAAAGATGATGACTTCCCCAGCGGGGTCGGTTCCAAACCTTCATCACCAGACTCAAAGGACGACAGCACGGAGAAAACTGATGTCACTTTTAAAGAGCCTGAGAAGAGCGTTCATTTCAGTCTCTATAATTTCCCAGAGAAAGAGGCCAAAGAAAAGGCGATTTACATTAGACAGGACACGCCCTACGTGCATGGAAAAACCTTCTCTTACAGTGACATTTATGGCTCTGTTGACTCCGATTCATATCGTCAGGAGTCCTTGGACAAAGTGGAGAAGGACGTTGCAAAGGGAGAAGTGGATTCGCAGAAACCGGAGCCTCCGTCACCGGTTACAGGCAAGGACAAGATGTCAGAAAAGGAAGGGTTTAGTGTCTCTGCTTCATCCTGGCTAGACTCCAAGAGCGCTTCTGCTGCACCTCCGTTTGAAGACGTCAAAGGAAAGGAGGCTTTTGAATACAGCACAGGCAGCCAGTTCCCTTCAGTCGCTGATAGACCCGAGGCCTCGTACACTTCTTTATCCTCAGAAAAAGACGCTCCTTTTAAGAGCCAGACCGATAGCACAAAGTCCCAGACGTACTCCTCCATGTTTGATGTGGACAAACCTGTCGACACGGGCTATGGCGAGAAAGGAGCCTGTTTGGAGGTCGATATGCGGAAACTAACAGCGAGGGATGAGGAGGACTACGATGATGATGAAGTTGTGGATGACGACGAcgaagatgaggaggatgaagaggaggaggaggatgacgaCGAATGCACCGTCGACTCTGATATGGAGAAAGGAGCCAAAGAGAAGTCTGAGAAGGAGGTAAAAAGTCCAATCACTGAGATGTTTGGCTCAAATAGGCCTGAATTTATGGTTTCTATGGCCGGGTATGGCTATAACAGCCAGGGGAAGCCGAGCAAAGACACACCACCCGCAAAGACCGAACAGGAAACAAAGGATGATTCCTCATCAATGAGTGGGAAGCCAACTGATTTGGGAGCTACAGGTTTCTCTGGCTACTCCTCAGGGTTCAATTACTCATATGGAAGCGAAGAGAAAGACTCATTTTTAACCAAAGGCAAAGAGGATTTCACTCTGAAATCAACAGAGGACAGTTATTACCAGAATGAGCGGGCTGATGCAGACTTTGAGAAGCAGAAGACACCAGATCTTCTGAGTAAAAAATCCCTGGACACAAGCTTTCAGTACACGACCACCGCCGCCCCAGggtactcctcctcctctgcctacagctactcctcctccacctcggGCTCACTGTCCACCAGCCGACAGTTCGGAGAGGAGCTGGAGACGCCCGCCGAGCCTCTTTTCGAGTACTCCTCCTTTAAAGACGAACACTCGCTGGTTATGGATTCTTCCTTCTCCGGCTCTGCTGGCGCCAAAGATGACTATCTGGAAGTGTCTGAAAAACAGACCACAGCCACAACCACGGCTGAGTCCACCTCCAGTTTAGCCCGCTTCTCCCCTCTCAGCCCCTTCGAGGAGGTCAAATCCTTCCCCTCGCTCACATCCTCTGCTTTTGCCGAAGACAAGAAGGAGCATATGACTACATCAGCTGGAGTTACGGACAAAGGGCCTCAATCTGAGTGCTTCTACAAGCCTGATTGGTCTGAAGGGTCCAAGCTGGACACGGCTGTTGGGTTTGCAGCCTCAGCGGGACCTTTTGCTCAACCGACAGAGCTCTCTAAGGACAAAGAGGCTGCCAGCGCCGCTCTGTTTGGCGTCACCTCCTCACCACGCCCGGACATAGAAGGCAAGCATTACTTtgaagagacagacagcagtgaagaagaggatgaggaggcATACATGCGTGAGATGACTCGGAGGTCGCCCTCCAGCGGCCTCGCTGGCAGCCTCTTGTTTTCTGACAAGCCCGTTGCTCCAGCTGCAAGTGAAAAGCCAGCCGGTGCGCTCCCAGATGTTCTCAGCTCCTACATGCCCTCATCTCTCCATAGCGGCAAGCCGGACACAATCAACGGTCCCACAGAGGTCGGTTCAACCTCCGCCGCCCCCGCTGGAGCGACGGCCAGCGGTGCAGCTTCAGGCCCTGCAAAGGTGGAGCCCAGAGAGGGAGCGGCAGGTTACAGGAGCCCTTTCGAGTGGGAGATGTCAAAGCCCCAGATGGGGATGGTCCCCGGAGACTCCCCTCCACATTACCGCCATGATGACGAGTTCGAAGAGGAGTGTGAGATGGAGCCAGAGCACCCCGCTCGCCCGCTCTCACTGTCTTCAACCGATCAGCCGTTCCGCTCGCCGTTCTACGCTGAAGAGTGCAGCCGAGGGGGGCAGGATGACGACGACGATGATGACAGCGATCAGGATCTTGCTGGTAACGTGCCGATGGGAGCAACCTCCTCCTACACCAGCCGCAGCTCTCCTGGATACTCCTCCTCCGAGTACAGGCAGTCCAAACAAGACCTCTCCCCTTCCTTCATCAACCCGTGCATGCGGCAGTTATCCAGCGACGAGGAAGACGACGAGCACGGACGCAGGAGTGACCAGTCACAGGAGGCCGATGAGCACGATCTGTCAGTGAAGAGACGGGCTAACAAGCAGCCTCATCACCAGTCTCACAGTCACAGCAGCTCGCTGCACCATACTGGCGGCATGTCAGCTGGGCTCGGTCTGGCGACGGAGGACACACCGCCCACCTCCGTCAGTGAGTCATTAGCCTCTCAGTCAGACTCTGAAGTGCACCCAGGCACTGAGGAATACCCCTCTGCCACTGGAGAAGGCAACATGGACTCGGATGAGGATGCAGACTACATGCCTGTTGATAAATTATCGGCCTCAGGAGGAGGCAGCCATCATTCCACTAGGAGGAGCAACgaccctcctcctgctcccctcATGGACCCCTACCCTCACCCCCCACGCCCAGACGTCTGCATGGTGGATCCAGACTCTATGGATAACGGCTTGataaaaaaagagccaaaaaccAAGGGCTTAAAGAAGACTTCATCAAAGACCAAATCAGCATCCCCGGCCAGGCGTAAGAGGTCCCCCATGCCCGTCAAACAGACGCCGTCTCCTCGCAGCACCTCACTGAAGAAGAAGGACGCAGACAAGAGCTCACGCATGTCTCGGCTGTCGGACGGACAGGGCTCCAAAGACGACGACCTCTCCAGGTCGAGCTACAACCCTGGCAAGGGGCTGACTAACGGAGTCAAGAGCAGTTCAG GCTCTCAGAagtccggctctgcagctgcttCTGGCCTTCCTATTTATGTGGACTTGGCCTACATTCCCAACCACTGCAGTGCAAAGAACGTGGACCAAGAGTTCTTTAAACGTGTTCGTTCTGCGTACTACGTGGTGAGCGGGAACGACAATGCAAGTGGTGAACCGAGCCGAGGAGTCCTGGATGCTCTGCTGGACGGCAAAGCTCAGTGGGGATCAAACCTACAG GTGACCCTGATCCCGACCCACGACACGGAAGTGACCCGCGACTGGTACCAGCAGACTCACGAGAGGCAGCAGGAGCTCAACATCATGGTCCTGGCCTCCAGCAGCACCGTCGTCATGCAGGACGAGTCTTTCCCCGCCTGCAAGATCGAGTTTTAA